tggttttgtttgtctttCTCAGATGGTCACTTAACTAATAGCTCAGAAAGTCACTTtctttatttaagaaaattggaATTAAGAACAAAGACGGCGTGTAATGGGATTCAGAATCTAATATTTTGTCTTATTCTTGTATTAAACTTTGAGCAATGAATAATTCTCTCTGGCTGCAGCACATGTTATTAGTGAAGATTTTGTCTCATATTGAAATTGTATTTATTCACAATTGATGGCTCTCTCCCATAAAGATAAAGTCATAAAGATAAAGTAAAACACAATCACTCCTTATTTTGTGATTTGTAAAAATTGTTGGAGTTATGGTTTTGTACCAATTTCACTAACTCTTCAATTGGGAACTAATGTTGATCTTCCCTTCTGGCCTTTAGGAAGTTATGAGTGGAGAAGAAGCATATCAGAGTGGGAACATTGTGCTATCAAGAAGACCAAAACAGGTTAGTTGCATGGTTAATATTCCAAATCCTTATAATTCCCTATGTAGTATTTAAGAGACTCTTTTTATGTGACTTAAGTTAATTCTAGTCTCTCTGCCCTCTCAAATGAGCAGAAAAATCAACCAGGAGTATGGAGCATCTCCCACGGGGGAGTGTTAATCTTGATCACCCTAAGATTATAAATGTACAAGACTATAGGTTTGCCTTCTTGATAAATCCAGTAGATATTTCagattttgtcttttttttccaTTATAGTCACAACTCACAACATGAATGTTTTTCGCTTTATTTCTTATTGCCTCAGACTCTTTGTCTCTACATGGAATGTGGGTGGAGAATCACCACTGAGCAATTTGAATCTAGATGAATGGCTTCATTCCTCACCCCCTGCAGATATTTATGTGCTTGGGTATGAGCTCTAAGAATTGATTCTCATCTATTCCTTTACAAAATTTGTCATATACCACAGTTGACTGAAGCATTATCTTGGGTTACATTTTACCATGGTTGATCGAAATGTTATTCGTTGTCACATTTCAGATTTCAGGAAATAGTTCCTTTAAATGCTGGTAATATTCTGGGAGCCAAAGACAATGGCCCTGCCAAAAAGTGGATCGCTTTGATCGGGGAGACATTAAACAACGGTCCTGGTACAAGTGCAGGTAATGGTTGCTACACTTCTTCTCCTGTTCCAGATCCAATTGCCGAGTGGAATGCTGACTTTGAGGGATCAAATAGATACAAGGCATCATCCTTCTCTCATCGTCGGTCAGTCCAGACACCTCAGTGCGGGAGCGTGGAAAATGATCCATCATTCTTGCAACTTCGTGTGGATGGACGATACAGTGTTTGTGATGGAGTAATTTTTGGACATAGGTCTAGTGATTTTGATCCTAATAGGGAGCAGAGGCCAAGTGACTATTCCTATCCTCACAGGCCAAGTGATTTTTCATCTTCTCGCAGACCAAGTGACTATACCTCTTTTCACAGGCCAAGTGATTATTCATCTGGTCATAGGCTTAGCGACTATTCCTGCGGACAAAGGCCAAGTGATGTCTCCAGATGGGGCTCGTCAGATGATGAATATGGACCTGGAGATTCACCTACTGTTTCGTTTTCACCTGTAACAAATGGAGGGTATGCTCCTGCGGAAGATGGTTATAGAATGCCCAGAAATTCAACCTATTGTGTAGCAGCAAGTAAACAAATGGTTGGCATTTTTCTCACCGTATGGGTGCGGAGTGATTTGAGGGAACAGGTTCGGAATATGAAAGTTTCATGTGTTGGAAGAGGGTTGATGGGGTACCTTAGAAATAAGGTAATAATTCTTAAGTGGAAAAGAGCTTCGTTGTTATGTTTTGTCTATAGCTTGAGAGATTTCCACATATTGACTTAGAAGCGAAAAACTTGGCATAATGTACCACTCCATATTTGGTTTTGCAGGGATCTATTTCAATCAGTATGCAGTTGCATCAAACAAGCTTTTGCTTTGTCTGCACTCACTTAACCTCTGGTCAGAAAGAGGGTGATGAGTTGCGCAGAAATTCTGATGTCATGGAGATCCTAAAGAAGACAAGATTTCCGCAAGTTAGTGGCGTGGATGAAGAGAAGTCACCAGAAACCATTCTCGAGCATGAGTACGATGGCTGTTTACTTTCTGTAATAACTCCTGTTGCTGTTTCATGAAGATAactgaaaaatgaaaaagatgGAAAGGATTGAGTTTAATATAGTTGCTTACATGTAAAACCATGATTAGGTTATGTATTTAAATTCGTTTCATCTGCCATTATCCAATGCATCCATTTTCTGATGATTATCCAATTTTCTTCAGCCGGGTTATTTGGCTTGGGGATCTGAACTATCGAATTGCACTCTCATATCGCTCTGCAAAAGCACTCGTTGAGATGCAAAGCTGGAGAGCATTGTTTGGAAATGACCAGGTCTCCCTGCAATCTTGTGTTTTTTCCTATTTCCATACCTGAATTTATTTCAGTTGAATAATGTCATAGGGCAATAATGAACTGATCTTGTTTTCTATTTCCTTGACAGCTGAGGATAGAACAGAGACGTGGTCGAGTTTTTGTGGGATGGAAAGAAGGAAAGATATATTTCCcaccaacatataaatattctaGGAATTCAGATAGGTATTCTGTTGATGACATACAACCAAAGGAGAAGCGCCGAACGCCGGCATGGTAAGTGTTTTTCTTTGACTACCAAAAAGAACACATATTGTCAATCTAAATCTCTATGCATGTTATCAAAATATCTAGTGGAGGATTTATCTACAAGTCTAGAATTAATCTGTGCTATCTCCATCTGAAGGTGTGATCGTATTTTGTGGCATGGTGGGGGTCTTCAACAGTTGTCTTATGTCCGTGGGGAATCTAGATTTTCGGATCATAGACCAGTTTTCAGTGTGTTTTTGGCCGAAGTTGAGTCAGTACACAGTAGATCGAGGAAAATGAGTTGTTCAAGCTCAAGAATTGAGGTGGAGGAGCTCTTGCCCTACTCGCATGGTTATACCGAACTCTGCTTCTTCTGAAGTAGAAGTGAGGACATAAAGCCTCAGTGTCCGGTGTGCTCCCTTTTTTGGTCTAGGTACACTTTAtcttttgacttctttttttaTGTGAATCTTATATTTGTATAACTATATGGATGCTTTATTTGAGAAATACAACTTTATCTCATCTTAATTTAACTAGGATATGAAGTGCCCAATGAAGAAAGAAAGCTCTGTACTTTTctcttttctattctttttctcccattttttttaattggtcTTACTCAAATTCTGGATAAAGTTGATATCGACATCTACCATTTCAAGGCATGATATTGTGGTTTGGTCTACGAGATTCTTAGTAAGATTGCTCTTCAATAGAAGATTCATCTGTTGTATTTGGCATATGATTTGAACCTTCTCGTGATACTACTATTTCTGAAGTCTCCTAATTAGCCTTGTGCCTCAATCTCCAAAGTGCTTGTAACCTTTAAATGTTTGTCTAAGCATAATAGTGAGTGGTACTTATCCCATCTCTCTTCCGCTCACCAGATTCAGGCAGGCGTTGCTTTGGAAAAACTCAATCACAAAGGGTGACTGGGAACCATCCATATCCCACTAATTGAAAAAggttattctttctctttgtccCTTTCTTGGTTATGCTGCCGATGtttctttaatttcttattGTGAATCAGCTTTCTTTGATCAGGTGTAGATACTCAAATTTATTATGGTTAGCTTACCTTGAGATAGACTTGAACTGTACATTCTTTTCCTTGCAAGTTAACACTGCATTAGGAGCAAAATATAGTTGTTCCATACTATCATCTTTCCTCCATTGTGTTAGGTAATTATGATGTACTTCAGCATTATTTGGAAAAATTAGTTATCTGCTGGTTAATAACATGGGTGGATCAAAGGAACCCCTTCGTCAGAAAATTACACTCTgtataaaaaagggcagcccggtgcactaaagctcccgctatgcgcagggtccggggaagggccagACCACAAGGGtttattgtacgcagccttaccttacaCTATGTATATAGGatcaaaattttgatatatGTATCTGTTTTAGATGTTGAATCCCCTTGATACAAACCAAAAGCTCAGCTCAGCAGTAAAGTGGGTTCAAATTCTCTGTGACTTTGCAGGCTCAGTCCCTGCTAGCCACAGTTTCAAATGTTTTTTGCCGCTCTTCAcgtgttttttttatttttttattttttgaatccCCTTGGCAAAAATCCTGCCTCCACCACTGAAAGTCAACTTTATTACAGAACCTTGGAGCTTGGTGGCTTTGGTTTTTGGTGAGATTATGGCCAGCCATGCAAGAGAGCACAGTGTGTCAACTCGATTGAAATTGGAGTTGTGGTTATGAGTCTGCTTTTGCTAAAGATCTTTGAAATCGGAGCTGTGGTTATGAGTCTGCTTTTGCTAAAGATCTTTGAAATTGGAGCTGTGGTTATGGGTCTACTTTTGCTAAAGATCCTTGAGAAGGTGAAGTTTACTACAGTCGACAGAACAAACTTTGGGACTATTTTCCCCTTACGCATTGGAAGTACTGCTAAGTGCTAATTTCTAATCCGGAAGCTGAAGCTAATGCCCCGCCACGATACTATTTAGGTGCTTCTTGTTTGGTCAATTTTTAACAGGATGAACTTGAGCTATGGTTAAAAAGGACTGCCAAGTGAGAAAATAATAGTTCTATTTcaagtttcttttttttatgttttaggCAGAGGATTCAATAGCACAAAGAGAATGAGACATGGTGGAATGTTATCATGTATGAGCATCTGGTGTGTACTCTATTACAAACTTGAGaggaacacatatatattcaaagGAATTGTGATCTCCTCAAATCTTTCATCAATTTGCATTACCTATCCTTACATGGTGTAACTTCATATTATCGAGGGCATGACTTTAGATAGGAAGGAGTGAAGGTCcgtattagggtagaatgcTAATAGGGGTAAAGTGTTGTCTTGCCTTGTGAAGGTTTAGGGCCCGTCATAGGACTAGTCGTGCCactatagttgtgttgttaatGCTTTTtcgattatcacattattttgttgttattgttttttctTATAGACTTTACATTGTTTTTCATTTTAGCCGCTATATTTTATCtattgtttttcttcttttacttgGGTTGGATTCACTTGAGCTGGGGTGTCTCCCTGAAACAACCTTTCTACCTCCACGAGATAGTGGTAAGGTATGCGTACAATCTATCATCCCTAGACTTCACTTTGTGGGATTCATGTTGTTGGAGAGCtcaaatatattgaaaattGGTCATTTTTCAATAAATTTGAGTTTCAAAACTGAGCAAGGAAAAATCTGACTGAAAAATCTAACAGGAGTGAAGATTCCTATTTGATCTCTTTTACATTCGCAAggtaattataaaaaaattgagaaaattgaaaaaacgAAGAAAACAAAGAACTACTAAACTGAAAAAGTAGACTTTatgttggtttgatttggtttatgaATTTAATAAATTGACATAATTGATTTAGTTgtttttttaatgtaaaatcaaatcaatctGGCTTATGTACACCCCTATGATCTACAGGTAAGGAAGTTGATCAGAAGCTTACTGAAAGAATGGAAAACCAAAGGCATTGTATTGGAAGATGGAGATCTCGACAATCTCACATATGATGAACTTCAAGGAAATCTTATGGCCTTTGAGTAAAatcataccaaaaaaaaaaaaaatacaccaAAGAAGAAAATTGTAGCTTTTAAGGCTATAACACACGAAAGTGATGAAGAGGATGATGAGCAGAAAAATAAGGTCATTGCCATGATAAACATAGGAGTCAAACACACCTTGAGGCAACGAAGACAGAAATCACATCAAAGCTTTAGAAACAACGATACATAAAAAATGATGATCGTTATTATCATTGTGGAGAATCAAATCGTATCAAGTCTGACTGTCTTGAGCTAAAAAAGGAAGAATTATCGAAAATATAATCACTCAAAAAATTTGAAGTATGGAGTGATGAAGAACAAGgaaaaacttcaaatatatgttTCGTGGAAATAGGTGAATCAAGTGAGGTAAGAtctttaaactattttttaacTGTTTAGATCTCCAAGACCCTTTTGATTTATTCATCGATGATCTTCAAATATTAATTGATGACTATAACAAATTGACCAAAGAAAAGGACTGCCAAATTCCTCTCGAGGCAAGTCAAATCGAAGTGATTTATTGGAAGAAGAACTGAGTGATATTAGAATGCAATTTAACagcatcaaaaaaaataattagccCTCTCACACTGATTCTTATAAGAAAAACTCTcttcatatcaattttttcaaatgaatttTACTCCACTAATCAATCCTTTAATTAGTATAAGTCCATGTGTTTCACTTATGGTGGTTTGACATCACCAAGAAAATGGATttgaaaatccaaaaaaatcaaGCCTGAGTGAAAGAAGTACTAACCACCAAGCTTGAATATCTAAAAGAAACTAATATTCTTGTCTTGCAGTCACACACCAAACGTTTTTACAAGAAAGATATGTAGGTGATTGATAGTGGATATTCCAAACACATGACATGAAAAagcaaaatatttcaaagttgATAACGATATAAATGGAGGATATGTAAGATTTGGTGACAATGCCAAATAAAAAGTCATATGAGTTAAATTAAATCAATCACCATTAATTCTTCATGTAAATTAATCGAATATATCTAGTAGATGGACTAAAACATAATCTTCTGAGCATTAGTCAATTATGAGATGCAAAATTGTTTAATTCACTATCAGCAACCTGGCAAAGAACATCACAATTATTGGTGGTCGAGTTGAGAATATTCATATAGTGAATAATGTTAATTTACCTACTCTATCTTATCTTTCTGCTATATCTAGTGTTTTACGGTTATGACACAGAAAACTGGGTCATGTCAGCATGCATTCTCTTGAAAAACTATCTAAACTTGATCTATTTTTATGTCTTCCAAAATTGAAGTTTTCAAAAGAATATATTTGTGATGCATGTCAGTTTGGTAAACAAACTCCTCCTTTTAGAGTCAGACATTATTAGCACTTCTAAACTTCTTCAATTGCTTCGTATGGACCTTTTGTCCAAATCATTGTTTATTGCTTGGTGGAATACACTACTCCTAAATAATATTGGCAACAAACTGAGTTCGATTGATTACATGAAAAATTCATCCTTGCTGGATGCATTGATGATCTATGAAAGAACTTTGACAAAGGTAAAGTACGTTGAggagattatttttttagttgaGAAATTATGGAATGCACAAACACTTTACACCGGAATAATAACAACTAATTAACTTTAAATGTAATTCTTTTAAAGGCATAAAGTTTTTGGAAGAATTTTGAATGGTTAAGGCATTATCATCACAAAGTGTTTCCTCTTGTGGAAATCAGCTTATTGATTACTAAACTGATGCAAGTTCAGAAAGTACTCATTGCATGAAAGGATTTTTATTTGATATCAAAAGCTTATAATGTTTCAAGAGAGTATGCaaatctaaaaaataatatataaatatagctTTTAACTTGGTCTCAAATGACATTTATACCTTTTAACTTTGAGTGTGCATAAGCAAGcacttaaatttatataaaggtAAACAAGTAAACATGTACGTCCTATGTGACATAATACATATAGAACGCCATGTAGAATATCATGCAGGACGCAAATTGCCACGTAGGACgtatgtgtctacttgttcaactctatacaagtttaagtgtatGCTTGTGCATACCCAAAGTTGAAGAGTATAACTGCTACGTTAAGCCAAGTTAAAAGACTcgtttatatattatgccttaTGTTTTAGGATCCTTTTGATCATATATAATGTACATGCAATTAAAGACATTTatgtcttattttattttagttaacGCTAGTAGCAGAGGCGGATCTAGAATTTTAAATCTCTGGGTGTCACGCTACTTTGAATAGTAACATATACCAAAAACCCCAGCGTAGGATAAgataatacttaatatttattagcaaatgtGCATATAAAATTTAGACTTGTTCTGTTGGTTTAGTTAAGATTTTACTTATAAGAGGTCTAGGGTTCTATTCTACttattcacaattttttttacaataaattTGTTAACGATGTCTTGCATGGTAAAAAAAGTTTTAAGGAAATACACCCCAAGAGTAAACCTGGACTTTAATCACTGGCACCATAAAACTCATTATTTCTAAGGGTAccacatttaatatttatactttccttataaatatctatacaaatatacatgtatatataaattttcaacCGAGACCACGGAGTGGCGTGGCACCCCCTCAGATGAACATAGATCCGCCCCTAGCTAATATTATAAAT
This Solanum dulcamara chromosome 8, daSolDulc1.2, whole genome shotgun sequence DNA region includes the following protein-coding sequences:
- the LOC129899320 gene encoding type IV inositol polyphosphate 5-phosphatase 7-like encodes the protein MRDEYSKKSKLSWSRKLVRKWFNLKGKTVEFQSDESVYGGSYEWRRSISEWEHCAIKKTKTEKSTRSMEHLPRGSVNLDHPKIINVQDYRLFVSTWNVGGESPLSNLNLDEWLHSSPPADIYVLGFQEIVPLNAGNILGAKDNGPAKKWIALIGETLNNGPGTSAGNGCYTSSPVPDPIAEWNADFEGSNRYKASSFSHRRSVQTPQCGSVENDPSFLQLRVDGRYSVCDGVIFGHRSSDFDPNREQRPSDYSYPHRPSDFSSSRRPSDYTSFHRPSDYSSGHRLSDYSCGQRPSDVSRWGSSDDEYGPGDSPTVSFSPVTNGGYAPAEDGYRMPRNSTYCVAASKQMVGIFLTVWVRSDLREQVRNMKVSCVGRGLMGYLRNKGSISISMQLHQTSFCFVCTHLTSGQKEGDELRRNSDVMEILKKTRFPQVSGVDEEKSPETILEHDRVIWLGDLNYRIALSYRSAKALVEMQSWRALFGNDQLRIEQRRGRVFVGWKEGKIYFPPTYKYSRNSDRYSVDDIQPKEKRRTPAWCDRILWHGGGLQQLSYVRGESRFSDHRPVFSVFLAEVESVHSRSRKMSCSSSRIEVEELLPYSHGYTELCFF